The region TTGCCTTTTCACCCTCACCCTTCCCTCTTCCTCGCTCGCAGGTGCTTTTTTCTTTTTCACCTCGGAGGTTCTTTGAGAGACTCCTCGGGAGTGGCGATACCGAAGGTAAGACTCTTCCCCTTTGGGGTCCAAAGACTTACCCGAGGTGGCTCTTTGAGTCACCGAAACTCCGCCGACAGGAGCGGTGCGAATCTGAATAAAGAAAAAACCCCCATAACTCTCGTCATGAGGGTTTTTTCGTAAAACTTTTTTCAAAAAACCTAAAGTTTAGAACTTATAGGTTGCGGTAACTTGAGTGATGTATTTTTGATTTACACCGCTGAAAATAAATCCGCCTGTAAACTGAATTTCCTGAGCAACTAATGCATCAATGGTAAGGTTTTGAAGGACATTTATACCTACACCATAGGTAACCACTGTTGCGCCTAGGTTTTCAGTCAGAGTTGTTTGATCAGCTTTGGCATCCTGCACAAAAGCTGTTCCGCTGTTTGAATAAGCTTTGTCGGTGAGATCAATGTTATTTGATTCCATTATAAGCTGACGCACACCTAATCTTCCTGTTACAACTTTAGAAACGATATGCTCTACGCCTATATTGGCTCCAATTTGCATATTTGTTGTTGTTGTTTTGCAGTCTTCCTGTACTAGAGCTTGACCGTAAGCCGCATCCGCAGGGGTTGTTTCCAAACCATATACGGTAACCTGGTTCCGGAGGCCTCCGCCAACGATAAGCAATGTCTTTTTGGACATTTGTGAATTATACGCAGCGCCGATCATTGTTGTTGTCTGAGTCTGGGTTCTTTTCTGAGTATAATTGGTATCTCCGGCGTCAATATAATCACCGTTATTGTTTCCGTCAGTTTTGACTGTCAAATCGCTCGTATAGTCAGCATTGTTATAATTCAAATAGACTATCAAAGGATTGCCTTTGAGTTCCAATTTTCCGCGGGCAGTAATACCGATATTCATGCTGGGAGCAACTTTTAATTCCCAATCATATTTTCTTATTGTCCCAAGGACGGCGTTTTGGTACCTATCGCCTGTGAATGTGTCTTTTGCGGACGGCATATCCAAACTTACGACAGCATCAAGAACTGCAAAAGGGCCGGCATCCGATATTTTTGCGCCTACCGTTACATTGGTATCCTGAGCGCTTCTATTGTCGGTCCATTCCGCATCTCCACCAGGTCCAGGATTATTTACCAATTTCAAAGACTCATTTTGTGTATCGCCGGCAGAGCTTAAACGCGCGCCGACATTCATTTTGCCCATAGAAGGAAGGACATATAGAAGTTCAAATCTGGTAGGAAGAGCAACCGCGCCATTAACATCTAACTGAGTATTTGCACTGGGAAGTGGGTTTCCTGCCCCAACATTCGGGGTAAAAGGAGAAGCTGTATGAAAATACCCAGGCATAGCTGCTGCTTCAACTGCCGGAACTGCATTTTGCATACTTCCCCAATAAGGCCTGTTAACAAACAAGCCTATGGTTGCACCGTCTTGAATGGGACATTTTCCAGTTACTCCGCCCCAATTTCTGGCAGCAGCACCGTTAACATTTACACCCAAAGTGTCAGATGCTTCTACCCAAACCTGCTTTGAATAATCTGCTGTTCTTGCAGGGTTCATCCAAAGAAGATTGTCATCTTCTTCAATCATCCAGTTTTGAATTCCCAGGCTGTTAACTCTTGTTTGCGTTGCAAACAATGGCCCGGCAATAAAACTGAGTGCTACAACTAATGCTAATAATTTTCTCATTTATTACCTCCACTAAAATTTGTCCCCCCATCTTCTTTCTACTGCAATTCTATAAATTACTGCAATCTTAGATTTTGGGAACACCTCCTTTTTAGTGAATCTTGCCCCCTAACCTGCTTGGGGTATATTCAAAAAGCCATTTTATCCCCCGGTAAAATCAGATAAGTTTTGATTCAAATAAAAATTACAATCATTACCAATCTTAATAACTGATTTTCCAACTGATCAAATGGCTTCAAATATTTTACTTATTCTCCTGGTTTGATTTTATATAATAACTATTTTTTTGTCAAGTGCCTTTAATAGCGTATAGCGTTTAGCGCATAGCGCCGCGCCTGCCGGCGGGCAGGGATAGGAAAAACAGAATAAATCAAATTCGTATTTATCAGTACTTGTAATTTTTAAACCATTTAATATACAAAATGTAACACTGCTTTTCTTTAGAATGCCACATTCGCTCTTTTATTTTTCTATACGCTACCCGCTATCCGCTAATTTTAGCCTGCGCTTCCCCTGTTTTACTCTGAACCGATATCTGGCACGGATAAAGTCCTTAGACAAACTTAGTGTCATTAAAGTTCAGTCGGGATTTTTCTCCAGGGCAGATAATCAATGCCCTTTATGGACAATTCTTTTTCGCCCGCATAAACAACATACGCTTTTCGTGTTTTTTTGCGAATCATATCTTTTACTTTATTGATACCCTTTGAAAGACTTTCATTATATGTTTCGGCCGACTTAATTTCCACTAAATCAACACTTAACGCGTTTTCAACGACAAGGTCTGCTTCATTACCAGTTCTATCGCGAAAGAAAAGAAGGTTGGATGACATCCCTTTATTAAACCTGCTTTTTAAAAACTCGGAAACAACAAAATTTTCAAATAATGCTCCCCTCAAATAATGGTGGCGAAGCGCCCGGGGATTTTCAATCCCCAACAAGTATGATACAAGCCCAGTATCGTAAAAATAAATTTTGGGCGTTTTGATTAAACGCTTGCCAATATTAGCAAAGTAGGGCGGCAAAACAAAGGCAATATAGCTTGCTTCAAGAAGGGACAGCCATTTTCGTATAGTCGGCTGAGAAACACCCACATCGTTGGCAATGCTGTTGTAATTGACTATCTGACCGATGCGGCTTGCAAGCATGCGAATAAATTTGTCAAATGTATGCAGATTTTCAACCTGGCTCAACTGACGCAGGTCTCGTTCTATATATGTTTCG is a window of Elusimicrobiota bacterium DNA encoding:
- a CDS encoding ATP-binding protein, with amino-acid sequence MYYNLIMIKRAIESKCIELAKQYPVITITGPRQSGKTTLARKLFPDKPYINFEDPDNRSRAKDDPRGLLKDLPDGAIFDEIQRVPEIPSYLQGIVDEKKKKGMFILTGSQQFEVSQTISQSLAGRTALLKLLPLSYHEISEAGKSGGAGLEEFLLKGFYPQLYKEKIDTLSYYMNYYETYIERDLRQLSQVENLHTFDKFIRMLASRIGQIVNYNSIANDVGVSQPTIRKWLSLLEASYIAFVLPPYFANIGKRLIKTPKIYFYDTGLVSYLLGIENPRALRHHYLRGALFENFVVSEFLKSRFNKGMSSNLLFFRDRTGNEADLVVENALSVDLVEIKSAETYNESLSKGINKVKDMIRKKTRKAYVVYAGEKELSIKGIDYLPWRKIPTEL